From a region of the Alnus glutinosa chromosome 1, dhAlnGlut1.1, whole genome shotgun sequence genome:
- the LOC133858655 gene encoding serine/threonine-protein kinase BSK5-like isoform X1: MHSLYASHLCFWLSSSISKYLWAYGRCIWHKLWNIAVAKDGHCINAYRVLFDQEGNPRLSCFGLMKNSRDGKSYSTNLAFTPPEYLRTGRVTAESVVYSFGTMLLDLLSGKHIPPSHALDLIRGKNFLLQVFFMTCTIDIELLSCYTGP, encoded by the exons ATGCACAGTCTGTATGCATCACATTTGTGCTTTTGGTTGTCTTCCTCAATTTCTAAATACTTATGGGCCTATGGGCGCTGTATTTGGCACAAGCTCTGGAATATTGCAGTAGCAAAGGACGGGCACTGTATCAATGCGTACAGGGTCTTGTTTGATCAG GAAGGAAATCCCAGGCTGTCTTGCTTTGGCCTTATGAAGAATAGCAGGGATGGGAAGAGTTACAGTACTAACTTGGCTTTCACCCCTCCGGAGTACTTGAGGACTG GTAGAGTGACTGCAGAAAGTGTAGTTTACAGCTTTGGGACCATGCTGCTTGATCTTCTTAGTGGCAAACATATTCCACCGAGTCAT GCACTTGACCTGATCCGTGGCAAGAATTTTCTGTTGCAGGTGTTTTTTATGACTTGCACCATTGACATTGAGCTTCTTTCTTGCTATACCGGACCTTAG
- the LOC133858655 gene encoding serine/threonine-protein kinase BSK8-like isoform X2, which produces MHSLYASHLCFWLSSSISKYLWAYGRCIWHKLWNIAVAKDGHCINAYRVLFDQEGNPRLSCFGLMKNSRDGKSYSTNLAFTPPEYLRTGRVTAESVVYSFGTMLLDLLSGKHIPPSHVFFMTCTIDIELLSCYTGP; this is translated from the exons ATGCACAGTCTGTATGCATCACATTTGTGCTTTTGGTTGTCTTCCTCAATTTCTAAATACTTATGGGCCTATGGGCGCTGTATTTGGCACAAGCTCTGGAATATTGCAGTAGCAAAGGACGGGCACTGTATCAATGCGTACAGGGTCTTGTTTGATCAG GAAGGAAATCCCAGGCTGTCTTGCTTTGGCCTTATGAAGAATAGCAGGGATGGGAAGAGTTACAGTACTAACTTGGCTTTCACCCCTCCGGAGTACTTGAGGACTG GTAGAGTGACTGCAGAAAGTGTAGTTTACAGCTTTGGGACCATGCTGCTTGATCTTCTTAGTGGCAAACATATTCCACCGAGTCAT GTGTTTTTTATGACTTGCACCATTGACATTGAGCTTCTTTCTTGCTATACCGGACCTTAG